A window from Bosea sp. ANAM02 encodes these proteins:
- the metF gene encoding methylenetetrahydrofolate reductase [NAD(P)H]: MNAFRPSRHGSRRPRVSFEFFPPKTEEMELALWESVRRLEPLGPSFVSVTYGAGGSTRERTHATVKRMVEETRLSPAAHLTCVSASKAEIDEVIRSYWDAGVRHVVALRGDPAGGLGTAYEPHPDGYHQTSDLVAGLKRIGDFEVTVSAYPEKHPEAASLDADIDALKKKVDAGATRAITQFFFDNDVYFRYLDKVRARGIEIPILPGIVPVQNFKQTANFARKTGASVPQWLADRFEGLEDDAATRRLVAAAVCAEQVLDLIDRGATDLHFYTMNKADLVYAICHLVGLKPEKPAAQAVAAE, from the coding sequence ATGAATGCTTTCCGCCCCAGCCGCCACGGCTCGCGCCGCCCGCGCGTCTCCTTCGAATTCTTCCCGCCGAAGACGGAGGAGATGGAGCTCGCGCTCTGGGAGAGCGTGCGCCGGCTCGAGCCGCTCGGCCCCAGCTTCGTCTCGGTGACCTATGGCGCCGGCGGCTCCACCCGCGAGCGCACCCACGCCACCGTCAAGCGCATGGTCGAGGAGACGCGCCTGAGCCCGGCCGCGCATCTCACCTGCGTCTCGGCTTCCAAGGCCGAGATCGACGAGGTCATCCGTTCCTATTGGGATGCCGGCGTGCGCCATGTCGTGGCCCTGCGCGGCGATCCGGCCGGCGGGCTCGGCACGGCTTACGAGCCGCACCCGGACGGCTATCACCAGACTTCGGACCTCGTCGCCGGCCTCAAGCGGATCGGCGATTTCGAGGTGACGGTCTCGGCCTATCCGGAGAAGCACCCGGAAGCCGCTTCGCTCGATGCGGATATCGACGCGCTCAAGAAGAAGGTCGATGCCGGCGCGACGCGCGCGATCACCCAGTTCTTCTTCGATAACGACGTCTATTTCCGCTATCTCGACAAGGTGCGCGCGCGCGGCATCGAGATCCCGATCCTGCCGGGCATCGTGCCCGTCCAGAACTTCAAGCAGACCGCCAACTTCGCCCGCAAGACCGGCGCCAGCGTGCCGCAATGGCTGGCCGACCGTTTCGAAGGGCTTGAGGACGATGCCGCGACGCGTCGCCTCGTCGCGGCTGCCGTCTGCGCCGAGCAGGTGCTGGACCTGATCGACCGCGGCGCCACCGACCTGCATTTCTACACGATGAACAAGGCCGACCTCGTCTATGCCATCTGCCATCTCGTCGGCCTGAAGCCCGAGAAGCCGGCGGCGCAGGCCGTGGCGGCGGAGTGA